Proteins found in one Mucilaginibacter gracilis genomic segment:
- a CDS encoding FecR family protein, with product MQGSYFKNLLEKLFQGEITYEQYLDLKDQVKDSTDEEISSGLQSLWDGYSLAEPMELATKFGVLSNIHQQIGVENTRNSRRTNWWRYAAVLAIPLLIISTYYAAFHQKTKYDFTVLTSEGEKSQLLLPDGTKVWLNSGSKITYANDFSEDNREVRLIGEAFFEVKKDAKHRFVVATEQVNVEVHGTEFNVSAYPDERDTKVSLLSGKISLIDPTNNKTMATMKPGYQVAVNKNLHRWLSYSCDVETEALWVKSVLRFENAAAGEVFTKLEHWYGIKIHIENPDTSIRYGFTLKSESIREMLDLINKITPINYKINGEEVFIRYK from the coding sequence ATGCAGGGCAGCTATTTTAAGAATCTTCTGGAGAAGCTTTTTCAAGGAGAAATTACCTATGAGCAATATCTTGATTTAAAGGATCAGGTTAAAGATTCGACAGACGAAGAAATTTCGTCTGGACTCCAATCGTTGTGGGACGGTTATTCATTGGCTGAACCCATGGAACTGGCAACTAAATTTGGTGTGCTATCAAATATTCATCAGCAAATAGGCGTCGAAAATACCAGGAACAGCCGCCGCACTAATTGGTGGAGATATGCTGCGGTATTGGCCATTCCATTGCTTATCATTAGTACATATTATGCTGCTTTCCACCAAAAAACCAAGTACGATTTTACAGTATTGACGAGTGAAGGCGAAAAATCGCAATTGTTATTGCCTGATGGAACGAAGGTTTGGTTGAATTCGGGCTCAAAGATTACCTACGCCAACGACTTTAGCGAAGACAATAGGGAAGTGCGTCTGATTGGGGAAGCATTTTTTGAGGTAAAAAAGGATGCAAAACACCGCTTTGTAGTTGCAACAGAGCAAGTTAATGTAGAAGTGCATGGAACGGAGTTCAATGTATCGGCCTACCCGGACGAACGGGATACTAAGGTTTCGTTGCTTAGCGGTAAAATATCGCTTATTGACCCCACGAATAATAAAACAATGGCGACAATGAAACCGGGATACCAGGTTGCGGTTAATAAGAATTTACACCGGTGGTTGAGTTATAGCTGCGACGTTGAAACAGAGGCTTTGTGGGTGAAAAGTGTGCTGCGGTTTGAAAATGCCGCCGCCGGGGAGGTTTTTACCAAACTGGAGCATTGGTACGGGATAAAGATTCATATCGAAAATCCCGATACCTCGATAAGGTATGGCTTTACACTTAAAAGCGAATCTATCCGTGAAATGCTCGACCTTATCAATAAAATAACTCCTATAAATTATAAAATAAACGGAGAGGAGGTTTTTATACGGTATAAATAA
- a CDS encoding RNA polymerase sigma factor yields the protein MKKEIEDIHIRHIEGLKCGRQADFNKLYSIYADLLYGFVLNLTKSPSIAEDVLQETFLRIWQRRESVSIELSFKSYLYTIAKNLVMDSFRKQVQNINFDTYIQSEYQHPVEDYMGQKINFDDFTAKLESAKEKLPPRQKEVFELSKEKGLTITQISEQLDISQKTVKNQLSLALKTIKQELTPLLHVILLMMLKQ from the coding sequence ATGAAAAAGGAGATAGAAGATATTCATATTCGACATATTGAGGGGCTTAAATGCGGCCGTCAGGCAGATTTCAACAAGCTTTATTCTATCTACGCCGACCTGCTTTACGGCTTTGTTTTAAATCTTACAAAATCCCCATCAATAGCAGAAGATGTTTTACAGGAAACGTTTCTTCGTATCTGGCAAAGAAGGGAAAGTGTCTCAATCGAGTTGTCATTTAAATCATATTTGTACACCATTGCGAAAAATTTAGTGATGGATTCCTTTCGGAAACAGGTACAAAATATAAATTTTGACACTTATATCCAAAGCGAATACCAACACCCTGTAGAAGATTACATGGGTCAGAAGATAAATTTTGATGACTTTACGGCGAAATTGGAAAGCGCAAAAGAAAAATTACCTCCACGGCAGAAGGAAGTGTTTGAACTCAGTAAGGAAAAGGGACTAACAATCACACAGATTTCCGAACAACTCGATATATCACAGAAAACCGTAAAAAACCAATTGTCTCTGGCTTTAAAGACAATCAAACAGGAATTGACACCGCTTTTACACGTTATTCTTTTGATGATGCTTAAACAATAA
- a CDS encoding SusC/RagA family TonB-linked outer membrane protein, whose protein sequence is MLKRRSILFSLAILCLMSNIAFAQSLPKIDLSLKGVTLKEFISAVESKTNYTFIYNNLDLTQAVSIEIKRGDLREILNKVLSAKKIAFEISGTRIIIDPNITKKKIPDNPQLQKKISGTVTDEKGMSLIGVSVRIKSAGSGTATDQNGNFTLMVPESATLVFFYTGYKQEEIVVAGKQQILVTLKEDHRILDEVVVVGYGVQKKSDLTGSISSIKGEELQQSKAISFMDAMQGRSAGVQVTSSSGEPGAATTVSIRGTNSFNSGTQPLYVIDGVQIDVNNAEAASSGLGNTSQTNPMAGINPSDIASIEILKDASATAIFGSRGANGVVIVTTKSGKSNTSVIELNTYAGVSWASRKIKMLGAQDYANYRFEADGPIDTVWSRDSNGDGLLDAPKNMAGVPSHDWQDEVLRKALSQSYNISFSGGSPKTTFYGSASYLNQQGLILNNKFERYGFNLKITHNATNRLRIGGNINVSQAIATGPASNGGDGVTNSNGLIQNFMLYKPVNVPDPGSLALDPDGSAFGSPVDFVTYAYKSSPLSRAIGDLVADYRIIDGLTLSVRSGGVLTYSSNKEFYPSNTSWGLAANGKAILNNSNSTNWYESNTLTYTKRFKQKHALTALVGFEANSYTSETFDMAGEGFDIQSINAVDNISSAKVLTKLPTTNKIKYNRVSQFGRLIYGYDDRYLFTATLRNDASSKLADNHKSALFPSGAFAWRMSNERFMRKQRLFSDIKFRTSFGITGNERIPPYQSLSTMSNVYYSASTGSATLGEAPSISGNSLLTWETTYQYDAGLDFSLLDDRVTVSTDVYLKKTKDLLLQADVSSQTGFMKQWQNLGQIDNKGLEFSLSTINLRNKNFTWSSNFNISFNRNKIINLGSVSYLPVNIKGGNISSVGRVIVGQPIGTGYGYVFDGIYQTSDFITTGTVNTLKPGVPSILGRTVRPGDLKFKDLNGDGRVDNTNDYTIISNSNPKHYGGFSNNLKYKNLELNVLLQWSYGNDILNTGRYRYQAGAGFFANLSQDFWTNRWTTSNPTNTVPALKGQGKTDISSYYVEDGSYMRLKNITLSYNLKGSKFLKTAGISGFRLYITAENLYTWTKYTGFDPEIASYSPLLPGIDNISYPRSKTITLGLTAKF, encoded by the coding sequence ATGTTGAAAAGAAGAAGTATACTATTCAGCCTGGCCATTCTATGCCTGATGAGTAATATTGCATTTGCCCAATCATTACCCAAAATTGATCTCTCATTGAAAGGAGTAACGCTGAAAGAATTCATCTCAGCTGTAGAATCCAAAACTAATTATACATTTATTTATAATAACCTGGACTTAACCCAAGCTGTTTCTATCGAAATTAAGCGAGGTGATCTTCGGGAAATACTCAACAAAGTATTATCGGCCAAAAAGATAGCTTTCGAAATATCTGGCACAAGAATTATCATCGATCCCAATATCACTAAAAAGAAAATACCCGATAACCCGCAGCTACAAAAAAAGATTTCGGGAACTGTAACAGATGAAAAGGGAATGTCTTTAATTGGCGTGTCTGTAAGAATAAAATCAGCCGGTAGCGGCACAGCCACTGACCAAAACGGAAATTTTACGTTGATGGTGCCGGAAAGCGCAACCCTGGTTTTTTTTTATACAGGCTATAAACAAGAGGAAATAGTTGTGGCCGGAAAACAACAAATCCTTGTTACCCTGAAGGAGGATCATCGGATTTTAGACGAAGTGGTAGTAGTAGGATATGGTGTTCAGAAAAAATCAGATCTAACTGGTTCTATCTCCTCCATCAAGGGAGAAGAACTACAGCAATCAAAAGCGATATCTTTTATGGATGCGATGCAGGGAAGGAGCGCAGGCGTGCAGGTTACCTCTTCCTCTGGCGAGCCGGGCGCGGCAACAACGGTTAGCATTCGCGGAACCAATTCTTTCAACTCGGGGACGCAGCCTCTGTATGTTATTGATGGTGTGCAGATAGATGTCAATAATGCCGAAGCGGCAAGTTCTGGATTGGGCAATACATCTCAAACTAACCCAATGGCAGGTATCAACCCATCTGACATTGCATCGATCGAAATCCTGAAAGACGCTTCTGCCACGGCAATTTTCGGCTCAAGGGGTGCAAATGGAGTGGTCATTGTTACAACCAAGAGCGGCAAATCAAATACATCGGTTATCGAACTCAATACCTATGCTGGTGTTTCCTGGGCATCTAGGAAAATAAAAATGCTTGGTGCACAGGATTATGCAAACTACAGGTTTGAGGCAGATGGCCCTATTGATACCGTATGGTCGAGAGATAGTAATGGCGACGGATTACTGGACGCACCGAAAAATATGGCAGGTGTACCCTCGCACGACTGGCAGGATGAGGTATTGCGCAAGGCATTGTCGCAAAGTTATAACATCAGTTTTAGCGGTGGGAGCCCAAAAACAACATTTTATGGATCAGCCAGTTATTTAAACCAACAGGGCCTTATTCTAAATAATAAATTTGAACGCTACGGATTTAATTTAAAGATAACTCACAATGCAACTAACCGGCTTCGTATAGGCGGAAACATCAATGTTTCGCAGGCTATCGCTACTGGTCCGGCATCAAACGGGGGGGATGGTGTAACGAACTCCAACGGACTTATCCAAAATTTCATGCTGTACAAACCTGTAAATGTTCCAGACCCTGGATCTTTGGCGCTTGATCCTGACGGATCAGCCTTTGGTAGTCCGGTAGACTTTGTAACCTATGCCTATAAATCATCGCCCCTGTCAAGGGCAATTGGTGATTTAGTGGCAGATTACCGGATAATCGACGGGCTTACATTAAGTGTAAGGAGCGGTGGTGTTCTAACTTATTCCTCCAATAAAGAATTTTATCCGAGTAATACATCCTGGGGCCTAGCCGCAAACGGGAAAGCTATATTAAATAACAGTAACAGCACTAACTGGTATGAAAGTAACACGCTGACTTATACGAAGCGATTTAAACAAAAGCACGCACTTACTGCACTGGTGGGCTTTGAAGCAAACTCTTACACCAGCGAAACATTTGACATGGCTGGAGAAGGTTTTGATATACAAAGTATTAACGCGGTGGATAACATTTCAAGCGCGAAAGTGTTGACGAAGTTGCCAACCACTAATAAAATAAAATATAATAGGGTTTCTCAGTTTGGCAGGTTAATCTACGGATACGACGACAGGTATTTATTTACAGCAACTTTAAGAAATGATGCTTCATCAAAGTTAGCCGACAATCATAAATCCGCATTATTCCCGTCTGGTGCGTTCGCATGGCGAATGTCCAACGAAAGATTTATGAGAAAGCAAAGACTGTTTTCGGATATAAAATTCAGGACCAGCTTTGGTATTACCGGTAATGAAAGAATCCCACCATACCAGTCACTCTCCACCATGTCTAATGTTTATTACTCCGCTTCTACCGGCAGTGCTACATTGGGAGAGGCCCCGTCAATATCAGGCAATTCATTACTTACCTGGGAAACCACTTATCAATATGATGCCGGGCTTGATTTCTCGTTATTGGATGACAGAGTAACCGTGTCTACAGATGTCTACTTGAAGAAGACAAAAGATCTTTTATTGCAGGCCGATGTTTCATCACAAACAGGATTTATGAAACAGTGGCAAAATCTTGGGCAGATTGATAACAAGGGTCTTGAATTTTCTTTAAGTACCATAAACCTGCGCAATAAGAACTTTACTTGGTCGAGCAATTTTAATATCAGTTTTAACAGAAACAAAATCATCAACTTAGGATCTGTAAGCTATCTTCCGGTCAACATAAAAGGAGGTAATATTTCCTCCGTAGGCCGTGTTATCGTAGGGCAGCCAATTGGAACCGGGTATGGTTACGTGTTTGACGGTATCTACCAAACCAGTGATTTTATTACAACAGGCACGGTAAATACTTTAAAACCCGGTGTGCCATCAATATTAGGCCGGACCGTTCGGCCGGGCGACCTCAAATTTAAAGACCTTAACGGTGACGGACGAGTTGATAATACCAACGATTATACGATCATCAGCAACAGTAATCCCAAACATTACGGTGGTTTTTCCAATAATCTTAAATATAAGAATCTTGAATTGAATGTGTTATTGCAATGGTCTTACGGTAACGATATTTTAAACACAGGTCGCTACCGGTATCAGGCTGGCGCGGGTTTCTTTGCCAACTTATCCCAGGATTTTTGGACAAACAGGTGGACTACGTCAAACCCTACAAACACCGTTCCGGCATTGAAAGGGCAAGGTAAGACCGATATATCTTCCTACTATGTAGAAGACGGCTCCTACATGCGTCTAAAAAATATCACACTAAGCTATAATTTGAAAGGATCGAAGTTTTTAAAAACGGCAGGCATATCCGGATTTAGATTATATATAACAGCAGAGAACCTTTATACATGGACAAAATATACAGGCTTTGATCCCGAAATTGCTTCTTATTCGCCGTTGTTACCTGGTATAGACAATATCTCCTATCCAAGAAGTAAAACAATTACACTCGGTTTAACCGCTAAATTTTAA
- a CDS encoding glycerophosphodiester phosphodiesterase family protein produces MKKESFKKLIIFPLLLLISLASAQQSPQEKLKSVFNPQSNKVLVAAHRGDWRNAPENSVQGLKNAIGMGVDIVELDLKKTKDGVLIVMHDKTIDRTTTGKGYPQNFVLDSLKKLFLRKGNGVPSNHRIPTFEEFLIAAKDKVIIDVDKGYEYFDDVVKMLKKHDMTKQAIINIDDNTYYNSIVTRFGAIDTSVIIMPIINYTKPNAGKIIASYFGYPNTIFQPVFKSDTLSLIAKMDLLKHQKFGLWLNSLWPSLNGGHDDDKAVEENNPDETWGWLLKKGANIIQTDRPKELLNYLKEKKLHQ; encoded by the coding sequence ATGAAAAAAGAATCTTTTAAAAAACTGATCATATTTCCTCTCTTGTTGCTGATATCATTGGCAAGTGCCCAGCAATCTCCTCAGGAAAAACTAAAAAGCGTATTTAATCCGCAAAGTAATAAAGTCTTGGTGGCTGCACATCGCGGCGATTGGCGTAATGCCCCCGAAAATTCGGTACAAGGGTTAAAAAATGCTATCGGTATGGGTGTAGACATTGTTGAGTTGGATTTAAAAAAAACAAAAGATGGCGTTTTGATTGTGATGCATGATAAAACTATTGATCGAACGACGACAGGTAAGGGTTATCCTCAGAACTTTGTTCTTGATTCACTGAAAAAACTTTTCCTGAGAAAAGGAAATGGCGTACCGTCAAACCATAGGATACCAACCTTTGAGGAATTTTTAATTGCGGCAAAGGATAAGGTTATTATTGATGTAGATAAAGGCTATGAATATTTCGATGATGTAGTTAAAATGTTAAAAAAACACGACATGACCAAACAAGCGATAATCAACATAGATGATAATACGTATTACAACAGTATTGTTACCCGTTTTGGGGCAATTGATACTTCGGTCATTATTATGCCTATAATCAATTATACCAAACCAAATGCCGGGAAAATCATCGCCAGCTATTTTGGTTATCCTAATACCATCTTCCAGCCGGTTTTTAAGTCAGATACATTATCGCTTATAGCTAAGATGGATTTGCTGAAACATCAAAAATTCGGTTTATGGTTAAATAGTCTTTGGCCATCTCTTAATGGTGGCCACGATGACGATAAAGCTGTAGAAGAAAACAACCCGGATGAAACCTGGGGCTGGCTACTTAAAAAAGGAGCCAACATTATTCAAACAGATCGTCCAAAAGAGCTGCTTAATTATTTAAAAGAGAAAAAATTGCACCAATAA
- a CDS encoding RagB/SusD family nutrient uptake outer membrane protein yields the protein MKKIIYSYFALVLLLNAGCKKFLKEQPYSVVSTENFYKTPADAELAITGVYDILNSPDVQGQGNQPMWGRSMEYLTSMGCDELIGDPGLLSTDVNFLALSNYTYTSENTLLWYTYFALYAGINRANLIIERVPAISMDATRKKTIVAEAYFMRGLFYSYLGWLWGGVPLADSSIVDSKSPRATMKEIMDRAEFNFKYAYNNLPARNTITGRVNKYTAAAFLTKLYLYIASCKENNVGQGLNFPLNSFDWVDKDSAYQLALQYAKDAYSNSGYKLIRPFNYLFLAATETTARDEHMMIVQAGAGGNQEYIVFTYLAGPTGNATVNSGTYGWVRPVKEGYLRFNTNDGRRALSFSGSIPSNAASTVINGYTYYTPAAIATNLSNICINKWREDDPVSKRNRGIPSWAGETDYGILRFADIILMYAEARFKTGDEAGARSLLREIRLRACNDNVTQVNAITTAYLKTDFMQELLDERSRELLCEGWRRFDLIRTNKLQTVVAGLDEAVMFPREDVPSLKSNFKPYKIWYPIPSRDLATNPNLIQNPGY from the coding sequence ATGAAAAAAATAATTTACTCCTATTTCGCCTTAGTGCTTTTGCTTAATGCCGGATGCAAGAAATTTTTGAAGGAGCAGCCGTACTCGGTAGTGAGTACTGAGAATTTTTATAAAACGCCCGCCGATGCCGAACTGGCTATTACCGGGGTCTATGATATTTTAAACTCACCGGACGTACAAGGGCAGGGCAACCAGCCCATGTGGGGGCGATCTATGGAGTACCTCACATCTATGGGTTGTGATGAACTGATCGGGGATCCCGGGCTTCTAAGCACAGATGTTAATTTCCTGGCGCTAAGTAATTACACTTACACCTCGGAAAACACCCTGTTGTGGTACACCTATTTTGCTTTATACGCAGGTATAAATCGTGCAAACCTGATTATAGAACGCGTTCCCGCGATCAGTATGGACGCCACCAGGAAAAAAACGATTGTTGCCGAAGCGTATTTTATGAGGGGTTTGTTCTACAGTTACCTGGGCTGGCTTTGGGGTGGCGTACCTTTGGCTGATTCATCCATAGTCGATTCAAAGAGCCCCAGAGCTACGATGAAAGAGATTATGGACAGGGCTGAGTTTAACTTTAAATACGCCTACAATAATTTACCGGCCCGCAATACAATTACAGGCAGGGTAAACAAATATACCGCGGCAGCCTTTCTTACTAAACTATACTTATACATAGCCAGTTGTAAGGAGAATAATGTAGGCCAAGGACTGAATTTTCCACTCAATAGTTTTGATTGGGTAGATAAAGATTCTGCTTACCAGTTAGCCTTGCAATATGCAAAAGATGCGTATAGTAATAGCGGCTATAAACTGATAAGGCCATTCAATTACCTGTTTCTCGCGGCAACAGAAACAACCGCCCGTGATGAACACATGATGATTGTACAGGCTGGCGCGGGTGGTAATCAGGAGTATATCGTCTTTACTTATCTTGCTGGTCCAACGGGTAACGCTACAGTTAATTCAGGAACATATGGCTGGGTAAGGCCAGTGAAAGAAGGCTACCTTCGCTTTAATACGAACGACGGCCGAAGGGCGCTAAGTTTCAGCGGTTCAATCCCAAGCAATGCGGCATCAACAGTGATTAATGGATACACATATTACACGCCAGCCGCCATTGCCACCAATCTTTCCAATATCTGCATCAACAAATGGCGGGAAGATGACCCCGTAAGCAAAAGGAACAGGGGAATTCCATCCTGGGCAGGAGAGACAGATTATGGCATTCTTAGGTTTGCGGATATTATACTGATGTACGCAGAGGCGAGATTTAAAACAGGTGACGAAGCCGGCGCCCGTTCCTTGTTGCGCGAAATAAGGTTAAGAGCTTGTAATGACAATGTAACCCAGGTTAATGCCATCACAACCGCCTACCTGAAAACAGATTTTATGCAGGAATTGCTGGACGAAAGATCAAGGGAGTTGTTGTGTGAGGGATGGAGGAGGTTTGATCTGATCAGGACAAATAAATTACAAACTGTAGTGGCGGGTTTGGACGAAGCGGTAATGTTTCCACGAGAAGACGTTCCTTCATTAAAAAGTAATTTTAAGCCTTACAAGATATGGTATCCTATACCCAGCCGGGATTTGGCAACGAATCCAAACCTGATACAAAATCCGGGTTATTGA
- a CDS encoding RagB/SusD family nutrient uptake outer membrane protein, producing MKKYLIIIILLGSLTSCKKFLDLAPEAAVTTNSFYVTASDFNAAVVSCYSALRSYPTTEIFPLVEYRSDNMYVKAFTAGSQDQYMINKFNDVSANSLTTAAWSDMYNGVLKCNEVTSRIENATFSANLKAQYDGEARFIRALYYFTLVRMYGGVPLVQTPISVNEALSTPRSSVADVYASIESDLNTAITELPETYASTDLGRVRASAAKTLLSKVYITEGNFSAAQPVLLDVIKHAGYSLQTNIANVFSVSTEMNSEVIFAIRFAKSLTGGGHGAWFSPGADSTTSEVNASLIAAYKADARRKLLSFTKSGSIYYINKYADVPDATTKNFDNDFIVLRYADVLLMYAECLNEISALNSDVTSESSPLFWLNQVRKRSSPTVPFTAAQYTSQSVLRDIIIQERWLEFPLEGQRWFDLIRTKSAKTQLLKNSGTGAAPITDVPDFRLIYPIPNAEIQKVNNPQILSQNPGYN from the coding sequence ATGAAAAAATATTTAATCATCATCATACTGCTTGGCTCGCTAACTTCTTGTAAAAAGTTTTTAGACCTGGCTCCCGAGGCCGCTGTAACAACCAATAGTTTTTACGTAACAGCGTCTGACTTTAACGCTGCTGTTGTTTCCTGTTATTCAGCTTTACGTTCTTATCCTACCACGGAAATTTTTCCATTAGTGGAATACCGCTCCGACAATATGTACGTGAAGGCTTTTACGGCAGGCTCCCAGGATCAATACATGATCAATAAATTTAATGACGTGTCTGCTAACTCATTGACCACCGCGGCTTGGTCAGATATGTATAATGGGGTACTTAAATGTAATGAGGTAACATCACGGATAGAAAACGCCACCTTTTCCGCTAACCTGAAAGCACAGTACGACGGAGAAGCGCGTTTTATTCGTGCATTATATTACTTCACGCTGGTGAGAATGTACGGCGGCGTGCCGCTCGTTCAAACACCAATTTCTGTAAACGAAGCGCTTTCGACTCCGCGCTCAAGCGTTGCCGATGTTTACGCATCAATTGAATCTGACTTAAACACCGCAATTACTGAACTGCCCGAAACTTATGCGTCTACCGATTTGGGCCGGGTAAGAGCTTCTGCGGCGAAAACATTGTTATCAAAAGTTTATATAACGGAAGGTAATTTTTCTGCTGCACAGCCGGTACTTCTTGATGTAATTAAACACGCAGGTTATTCATTACAAACAAACATTGCTAATGTGTTTTCGGTATCAACAGAAATGAACAGCGAAGTTATCTTTGCTATCCGTTTTGCAAAGTCTCTCACAGGCGGCGGTCACGGTGCATGGTTCAGCCCGGGAGCAGATTCTACCACATCAGAAGTAAATGCATCTTTAATTGCAGCTTACAAGGCAGATGCAAGACGTAAACTTTTATCTTTTACAAAAAGCGGTAGTATCTATTACATCAATAAATATGCTGATGTGCCCGATGCTACAACAAAAAACTTTGATAATGATTTTATCGTTTTAAGGTATGCGGATGTGCTGTTGATGTATGCCGAATGTTTAAATGAAATATCTGCGTTAAACAGCGATGTCACAAGCGAGTCAAGTCCTTTGTTTTGGCTTAATCAGGTGAGAAAGCGCTCCAGTCCTACAGTTCCATTTACCGCAGCGCAGTATACAAGTCAAAGTGTGCTGCGCGATATTATTATTCAGGAAAGGTGGTTGGAGTTTCCATTAGAGGGCCAGCGATGGTTTGATCTGATCAGGACGAAAAGCGCCAAAACGCAGCTACTGAAGAATTCAGGAACGGGCGCAGCTCCTATAACCGACGTGCCCGATTTTCGGTTGATTTACCCTATCCCTAACGCCGAAATACAAAAAGTAAACAACCCGCAAATTTTATCTCAAAACCCTGGTTATAATTAA